The Lynx canadensis isolate LIC74 chromosome D1, mLynCan4.pri.v2, whole genome shotgun sequence genome has a segment encoding these proteins:
- the GPR137 gene encoding integral membrane protein GPR137 isoform X1 — MESNLSGLVPAAGLVPALPPAVTLGLTAAYTTLYALLFFSVYAQLWLVLLYGHKRLSYQTVFLALCLLWAALRTTLFSFYFRDTPRANRLGPLPFWLLYCCPVCLQFFTLTLMNLYFAQVVFKAKAKRRPEMSRGLLAVRGAFVGASLLFLLVNVLCAVLSRRRRAQPWALLLVRVLVSDSLFVICALSLAACLCLVARRAPSTSIYLEAKGTSVCQAAAMGGAMVLLYASRACYNLAALALAPRSRLDAFDYDWYNVSDQADLVNDLGNKGYLVFGLILFVWELLPTTLLVGFFRVHRPPQDLSTSRILNGQVFGSRSYFFDRAGHCEDEGCSWERGRSESTSMSGSLGSGSWYGAIGREPAWCGGSQTRTTPLLFSQVLGPGGHHHSLYSTPQT, encoded by the exons ATGGAGAGTAACCTGTCTGGCCTGGTGCCTGCTGCCGGGCTGGTGCCTGCGCTGCCTCCCGCCGTGACCCTGGGGCTGACTGCGGCCTACACCACCCTGTACGCCCTACTCTTCTTTTCCGTCTATGCCCAACTCTGGCTGGTGCTTCTATATGGGCACAAGCGCCTCAGCTATCAGACGGTGTTCCTGGCACTCTGTTTGCTCTGGGCTGCCTTGCGCACCACCCTCTTCTCCTTCTACTTCCGAGATACCCCCCGAGCCAACCGCCTGGGACCCCTGCCCTTTTGGCTTCTCTACTGCTGCCCTGTCTGCCTACAGTTCTTCACGCTGACGCTTATGAACCTCTACTTTGCCCAG GTTGTGTTCAAGGCCAAGGCCAAGCGCCGGCCGGAGATGAGCCGAGGCTT GCTGGCCGTCCGGGGGGCCTTCGTGGGGGCCTCGCTGCTCTTCCTGCTGGTGAATGTGCTGTGTGCTGTGCTGTCCCGCCGGCGCCGGGCACAGCCCTGGGCCCTCCTGCTGGTGCGAGTCCTGGTGAGCGACTCCCTCTTTGTCATCTGCGCGCTGTCTCTTGCCGCCTGCCTCTGCCTTGTCGCCCGGCGGGCGCCCTCCACCAGCATCTACCTGGAGGCCAAG GGGACCAGTGTGTGCCAGGCGGCTGCGATGGGTGGCGCCATGGTCCTGCTCTATGCCAGCCGGGCCTGCTACAACCTGGCAGCCCTGGCCTTGGCCCCCCGGAGCCGGCTGGATGCCTTCGATTATGACTGGTACAACGTCTCTGACCAG GCGGACCTGGTGAACGACCTGGGGAACAAAGGCTACCTGGTGTTTGGCCTCATCCTCTTTGTGTGGGAGTTGCTGCCCACCACCCTGCTGGTGGGCTTCTTCCGGGTGCACCGGCCCCCGCAGGACCTG AGCACCAGCCGCATCCTCAATGGGCAGGTCTTTGGCTCCCGTTCCTACTTCTTCGACCGGGCCGGGCACTGTGAGGATGAGGGCTGCTCCTGGGAGCGTGGCCGGAGCGAGAGCACCAG CATGTCAGGCAGCCTAGGCTCCGGCAGCTGGTATGGCGCCATCGGGCGGGAGCCAGCCTGGTGCGGGGGCAGCCAGACACGGACCactcctctgctcttctcccaggtgctgggaccaggtggccacCACCACAGTCTCTACTCCACCCCGCAGACGTGA
- the GPR137 gene encoding integral membrane protein GPR137 isoform X2: MESNLSGLVPAAGLVPALPPAVTLGLTAAYTTLYALLFFSVYAQLWLVLLYGHKRLSYQTVFLALCLLWAALRTTLFSFYFRDTPRANRLGPLPFWLLYCCPVCLQFFTLTLMNLYFAQVVFKAKAKRRPEMSRGLLAVRGAFVGASLLFLLVNVLCAVLSRRRRAQPWALLLVRVLVSDSLFVICALSLAACLCLVARRAPSTSIYLEAKGTSVCQAAAMGGAMVLLYASRACYNLAALALAPRSRLDAFDYDWYNVSDQADLVNDLGNKGYLVFGLILFVWELLPTTLLVGFFRVHRPPQDLVFGSRSYFFDRAGHCEDEGCSWERGRSESTSMSGSLGSGSWYGAIGREPAWCGGSQTRTTPLLFSQVLGPGGHHHSLYSTPQT, encoded by the exons ATGGAGAGTAACCTGTCTGGCCTGGTGCCTGCTGCCGGGCTGGTGCCTGCGCTGCCTCCCGCCGTGACCCTGGGGCTGACTGCGGCCTACACCACCCTGTACGCCCTACTCTTCTTTTCCGTCTATGCCCAACTCTGGCTGGTGCTTCTATATGGGCACAAGCGCCTCAGCTATCAGACGGTGTTCCTGGCACTCTGTTTGCTCTGGGCTGCCTTGCGCACCACCCTCTTCTCCTTCTACTTCCGAGATACCCCCCGAGCCAACCGCCTGGGACCCCTGCCCTTTTGGCTTCTCTACTGCTGCCCTGTCTGCCTACAGTTCTTCACGCTGACGCTTATGAACCTCTACTTTGCCCAG GTTGTGTTCAAGGCCAAGGCCAAGCGCCGGCCGGAGATGAGCCGAGGCTT GCTGGCCGTCCGGGGGGCCTTCGTGGGGGCCTCGCTGCTCTTCCTGCTGGTGAATGTGCTGTGTGCTGTGCTGTCCCGCCGGCGCCGGGCACAGCCCTGGGCCCTCCTGCTGGTGCGAGTCCTGGTGAGCGACTCCCTCTTTGTCATCTGCGCGCTGTCTCTTGCCGCCTGCCTCTGCCTTGTCGCCCGGCGGGCGCCCTCCACCAGCATCTACCTGGAGGCCAAG GGGACCAGTGTGTGCCAGGCGGCTGCGATGGGTGGCGCCATGGTCCTGCTCTATGCCAGCCGGGCCTGCTACAACCTGGCAGCCCTGGCCTTGGCCCCCCGGAGCCGGCTGGATGCCTTCGATTATGACTGGTACAACGTCTCTGACCAG GCGGACCTGGTGAACGACCTGGGGAACAAAGGCTACCTGGTGTTTGGCCTCATCCTCTTTGTGTGGGAGTTGCTGCCCACCACCCTGCTGGTGGGCTTCTTCCGGGTGCACCGGCCCCCGCAGGACCTG GTCTTTGGCTCCCGTTCCTACTTCTTCGACCGGGCCGGGCACTGTGAGGATGAGGGCTGCTCCTGGGAGCGTGGCCGGAGCGAGAGCACCAG CATGTCAGGCAGCCTAGGCTCCGGCAGCTGGTATGGCGCCATCGGGCGGGAGCCAGCCTGGTGCGGGGGCAGCCAGACACGGACCactcctctgctcttctcccaggtgctgggaccaggtggccacCACCACAGTCTCTACTCCACCCCGCAGACGTGA
- the KCNK4 gene encoding potassium channel subfamily K member 4, protein MGSRTGDSEDLWVCGGWKRRVWGWQPRLLIPASLVLPTVTTAPQEPPARPPQAGSGVNRAPGRAMRSTTLLALLALVLLYLVSGALVFQALEQPHEQQAQRELGEVREKFLRAHPCVSDQDLGLFIKEVADALGGGADPDTNSTSNSNHSAWDLGSAFFFSGTIITTIGYGNAALRTDAGRLFCIFYALVGIPLFGILLAGVGDRLGSSLRRGIGHIEAIFLKWHVPPELVRILSAVLFLLIGCLLFVLTPTFVFCYVEGWSKLEAIYFVVVTLTTVGFGDYVAGASPNQNSAAYQPLVWFWILLGLAYFASVLTTIGNWLRVVSRRTRAEMGGLTAQAASWTGTVTARVTQRVGPTAPPPLEKERPLLPPPPCPAQPAAGPLSPALPAKAEPPTPPSPPTPPTASALDYPSENLAFIDESSDTQSERGCALPRAPRGRRRPPNPPRKPVRPRGPGRPREKGVPV, encoded by the exons ATGGGCAGCAGGACTGGGGACTCCGAGGACCTTTGGGTGTGTGGGGGTTGGAAGAGGAGGGTGTGGGGGTGGCAGCCCAGGTTATTGATCCCGGCCTCCCTGGTTCTACCCACAGTGACCACAGCTCCCCAGGAGCCCCCTGCCCGGCCTCCCCAGGCGGGCAGTGGAGTCAACCGGGCCCCTGGGCGCGCCATGCGCAGCACCACCCTACTGGCGTTGCTGGCCCTGGTCCTACTCTACTTGGTATCCGGTGCCCTGGTGTTCCAGGCCCTGGAGCAGCCCCACGAGCAGCAGGCCcagagggagctgggggaggtCCGAGAGAAGTTCCTGAGGGCCCATCCATGTGTGAGCGACCAGGACCTGGGGCTCTTCATCAAG GAGGTGGCTGATGCCCTGGGAGGGGGTGCGGACCCTGACACCAACTCAACCAGTAACAGCAACCACTCAGCCTGGGACCTGGGCAGCGCCTTCTTTTTCTCAGGCACCATCATCACCACGatcg GCTATGGCAACGCGGCCCTGCGCACAGATGCCGGGCGGCTCTTCTGCATCTTTTACGCGCTGGTGGGGATCCCGTTGTTCGGGATCCTGCTGGCAGGGGTCGGGGACCGGCTGGGCTCCTCTCTGCGCCGCGGCATCGGTCACATCGAAGCCATCTTCCTG AAGTGGCACGTGCCACCGGAGCTGGTGCGAATACTATCCGCGGTGCTCTTCCTGTTGATTGGCTGCCTGCTCTTTGTCCTCACGCCCACGTTCGTGTTCTGCTACGTGGAGGGCTGGAGCAAGCTGGAGGCCATCTACTTCGTCGTAGTGACGCTCACCACGGTGGGCTTCGGGGACTATGTGGCCG GCGCCAGCCCCAACCAGAACTCTGCAGCCTACCAGCCGCTGGTGTGGTTCTGGATCCTGCTCGGCCTGGCCTACTTCGCCTCAGTACTCACCACCATCGGGAACTGGCTTCGAGTAGTGTCCCGGCGCACTCGGGCAGAG ATGGGCGGCCTCACGGCGCAGGCCGCCAGCTGGACCGGCACCGTGACGGCGCGGGTGACCCAGAGAGTCGGGCCCACGGCACCACCGCCGCTGGAGAAGGAGCGGCCACTCCTGCCTCCACCGCCGTGCCCAGCGCAGCCCGCCGCCGGGCCCCTGTCCCCTGCGCTCCCAGCGAAGGCCGAGCCGCCAACCCCGCCGTCCCCGCCCACCCCGCCCACCGCCTCCGCGCTGGATTACCCCAGCGAGAACCTGGCCTTCATCGACGAGTCCTCTGATACCCAGAGCGAGCGTGGCTGCGCGCTGCCCCGCGCGCCACGGGGTCGCCGTCGCCCCCCTAACCCTCCCCGGAAGCCCGTGCGGCCGCGGGGCCCAGGGCGTCCCCGGGAAAAAGGCGTGCCGGTGTAG
- the CATSPERZ gene encoding cation channel sperm-associated protein subunit zeta produces MEEKPFRPWPRGNSQRAQSGALSRLHGVVALVGLRIPAPRPALPLLPHSPLPLASLVVCGPQASLGSGGSDTSRPDNDIRNLWTRATLSQSKLNVPLPNVCEDSDLEDSSPHSKTRRWCNEKARRDSDGGWDHGEYKDGFKQEELEDHSLLELQLRQESSLGSHLEEGDVDSKTEIEMSSSESSLNILKHTPHRAYWAEQQNRLPLPLMELMENEALEILTKALRSYRSAIGRDHFLTKQLQRSIEGLKRRRSKRLNLLAY; encoded by the exons ATGGAGGAAAAGCCTTTCAGA CCTTGGCCCCGGGGCAACTCCCAAAGAGCCCAAAGCGGAGCCTTGAGCCGACTCCACGGAGTCGTGGCCCTGGTAGGGCTCAGGATCCCCGCCCCCCGGCctgctcttcctctccttccccactccccgcTGCCCTTGGCTTCCCTCGTTGTATGTGGCCCACAGGCGTCTTTGGGCAGCGGTGGCTCAGACACGTCCAGACCAGACAACGACATCCGGAATCTGTGGACCAGGGCCACGCTGTCGCAGTCGAAGCTGAATGTGCCTCTGCCCAATGTCTGCGAGGACTCCGACCTGGAGGACAGCAGCCCACACAGCAAGACTCGCCGGTGGTGCAACGAGAAGGCCCGCCGTGACTCGGACGGTGGTTGGGATCACGGAGAGTACAAGGACGGTTTCAagcaggaggagctggaggaCCACTCCTTGTTGGAGCTGCAGCTCCGTCAGGAAAgctccctgggaagccatttagAGGAGGGGGACGTCGATTCCAAGACCGAGATTG aaATGTCTTCCTCAGAGTCATCGCTCAATATCTTGAAGCACACACCCCATCGAGCCTACTGGGCAGAGCAGCAGAACAGG CTGCCACTGCCTCTGATGGAACTCATGGAGAATGAAGCTCTGGAAATCCTCACCAAAGCCCTCCGGA GCTACCGGTCAGCCATAGGCCGGGACCACTTCCTGACCAAGCAGCTGCAGCGATCTATCGAAGGGCTCAAGAGGCGCCGGAGCAAGAGGCTGAACCTCTTGGCGTACTGA
- the ESRRA gene encoding steroid hormone receptor ERR1 isoform X1, whose amino-acid sequence MGSAPQRVSVCEHVKTPRTQVTSAMSSQVVGIEPLYIKAEPASPDSPKGSSETETEPPVALAPGPAPTRCLPGHKEEEDGEGAGPGEQGGGKLVLSSLPKRLCLVCGDVASGYHYGVASCEACKAFFKRTIQGSIEYSCPASNECEITKRRRKACQACRFTKCLRVGMLKEGVRLDRVRGGRQKYKRRPEVDPLPFPGSFPAGPLAGAGGPRKTAPVNALVSHLLVVEPEKLYAMPDPAGPDGHLPAVATLCDLFDREIVVTISWAKSIPGFSSLSLSDQMSVLQSVWMEVLVLGVAQRSLPLQDELAFAEDLVLDEEGARAAGLGELGAALLQLVRRLQALRLEREEYVLLKALALANSDSVHIEDAEAVEQLREALHEALLEYEAGRAGPGGGAERRRAGRLLLTLPLLRQTAGKVLAHFYGVKLEGKVPMHKLFLEMLEAMMD is encoded by the exons ATGGGAAGTGCCCCGCAGAGAGTGAGCGTGTGTGAGCATGTGAAGACACCTAGAACCCAG GTGACCAGCGCCATGTCCAGCCAGGTGGTGGGCATTGAGCCTCTCTACATCAAGGCAGAGCCAGCCAGCCCCGACAGCCCAAAGGGTTCCTCGGAGACTGAAACCGAGCCCCCAGtggccctggcccctggcccagcTCCCACCCGCTGCCTCCCGGGCCACAAGgaagaggaggatggggagggggctgggcctgGCGAGCAGGGTGGTGGGAAGCTGGTGCTCAGCTCCCTGCCCAAACGCCTCTGCCTGGTCTGTGGGGATGTGGCCTCCGGCTACCACTATGGCGTGGCGTCCTGTGAGGCCTGCAAAGCCTTCTTCAAGAGGACCATCCAGG GGAGCATCGAGTACAGCTGTCCGGCCTCCAACGAGTGCGAGATCACCAAGCGGAGACGCAAGGCTTGCCAGGCCTGTCGCTTCACCAAGTGCCTGCGGGTGGGCATGCTCAAGGAGG GAGTGCGTCTGGACCGTGTGCGGGGAGGGCGGCAGAAATACAAGCGGCGGCCAGAGGTGGACCCACTGCCCTTCCCGGGCTCCTTCCCTGCGGGACCCCTGGCGGGAGCTGGAGGCCCTCGGAAAACCG CCCCGGTAAATGCACTGGTGTCCCATCTGCTGGTGGTTGAGCCTGAGAAGCTGTATGCCATGCCTGACCCAGCGGGCCCTGACGGACACCTCCCGGCCGTGGCTACCCTCTGTGACCTCTTTGACCGAGAGATCGTGGTCACCATCAGCTGGGCCAAGAGCATCCCAG GCTTCTCGTCACTGTCCCTGTCTGACCAGATGTCAGTGCTGCAGAGCGTATGGATGGAGGTCTTGGTGTTGGGCGTGGCCCAGCGCTCGCTGCCACTGCAGGATGAGCTGGCCTTCGCCGAGGACCTGGTCCTGGATGAAGAGGGAGCGCGAGCAGCGGGCTTGGGGGAACTAGGGGCTGCCCTGCTGCAGCTGGTGAGGCGACTACAGGCCCTGAGGCTGGAGCGTGAGGAGTATGTCCTGCTGAAAGCCCTGGCCCTTGCCAATTCAG ACTCTGTGCACATCGAGGATGCCGAGGCCGTGGAGCAGCTGCGAGAAGCTCTACACGAGGCCCTGCTGGAGTACGAAGCAGGCCGGGCGGGCCCCGGAGGGGGCGCCGAGCGGCGGCGGGCAGGCAGGCTGCTGCTCACGTTGCCACTCCTTCGCCAGACAGCGGGCAAAGTGCTGGCCCATTTCTATGGGGTGAAGCTGGAGGGCAAGGTGCCCATGCACAAGCTCTTCTTGGAGATGCTCGAGGCCATGATGGACTGA
- the ESRRA gene encoding steroid hormone receptor ERR1 isoform X2 yields MSSQVVGIEPLYIKAEPASPDSPKGSSETETEPPVALAPGPAPTRCLPGHKEEEDGEGAGPGEQGGGKLVLSSLPKRLCLVCGDVASGYHYGVASCEACKAFFKRTIQGSIEYSCPASNECEITKRRRKACQACRFTKCLRVGMLKEGVRLDRVRGGRQKYKRRPEVDPLPFPGSFPAGPLAGAGGPRKTAPVNALVSHLLVVEPEKLYAMPDPAGPDGHLPAVATLCDLFDREIVVTISWAKSIPGFSSLSLSDQMSVLQSVWMEVLVLGVAQRSLPLQDELAFAEDLVLDEEGARAAGLGELGAALLQLVRRLQALRLEREEYVLLKALALANSDSVHIEDAEAVEQLREALHEALLEYEAGRAGPGGGAERRRAGRLLLTLPLLRQTAGKVLAHFYGVKLEGKVPMHKLFLEMLEAMMD; encoded by the exons ATGTCCAGCCAGGTGGTGGGCATTGAGCCTCTCTACATCAAGGCAGAGCCAGCCAGCCCCGACAGCCCAAAGGGTTCCTCGGAGACTGAAACCGAGCCCCCAGtggccctggcccctggcccagcTCCCACCCGCTGCCTCCCGGGCCACAAGgaagaggaggatggggagggggctgggcctgGCGAGCAGGGTGGTGGGAAGCTGGTGCTCAGCTCCCTGCCCAAACGCCTCTGCCTGGTCTGTGGGGATGTGGCCTCCGGCTACCACTATGGCGTGGCGTCCTGTGAGGCCTGCAAAGCCTTCTTCAAGAGGACCATCCAGG GGAGCATCGAGTACAGCTGTCCGGCCTCCAACGAGTGCGAGATCACCAAGCGGAGACGCAAGGCTTGCCAGGCCTGTCGCTTCACCAAGTGCCTGCGGGTGGGCATGCTCAAGGAGG GAGTGCGTCTGGACCGTGTGCGGGGAGGGCGGCAGAAATACAAGCGGCGGCCAGAGGTGGACCCACTGCCCTTCCCGGGCTCCTTCCCTGCGGGACCCCTGGCGGGAGCTGGAGGCCCTCGGAAAACCG CCCCGGTAAATGCACTGGTGTCCCATCTGCTGGTGGTTGAGCCTGAGAAGCTGTATGCCATGCCTGACCCAGCGGGCCCTGACGGACACCTCCCGGCCGTGGCTACCCTCTGTGACCTCTTTGACCGAGAGATCGTGGTCACCATCAGCTGGGCCAAGAGCATCCCAG GCTTCTCGTCACTGTCCCTGTCTGACCAGATGTCAGTGCTGCAGAGCGTATGGATGGAGGTCTTGGTGTTGGGCGTGGCCCAGCGCTCGCTGCCACTGCAGGATGAGCTGGCCTTCGCCGAGGACCTGGTCCTGGATGAAGAGGGAGCGCGAGCAGCGGGCTTGGGGGAACTAGGGGCTGCCCTGCTGCAGCTGGTGAGGCGACTACAGGCCCTGAGGCTGGAGCGTGAGGAGTATGTCCTGCTGAAAGCCCTGGCCCTTGCCAATTCAG ACTCTGTGCACATCGAGGATGCCGAGGCCGTGGAGCAGCTGCGAGAAGCTCTACACGAGGCCCTGCTGGAGTACGAAGCAGGCCGGGCGGGCCCCGGAGGGGGCGCCGAGCGGCGGCGGGCAGGCAGGCTGCTGCTCACGTTGCCACTCCTTCGCCAGACAGCGGGCAAAGTGCTGGCCCATTTCTATGGGGTGAAGCTGGAGGGCAAGGTGCCCATGCACAAGCTCTTCTTGGAGATGCTCGAGGCCATGATGGACTGA
- the TRMT112 gene encoding multifunctional methyltransferase subunit TRM112-like protein, with protein MKLLTHNLLSSHVRGVGPRGFPLRLQATEVRINPVEFNPDFVARMIPKVEWAALLEAADTLHLVEVPKEPIEGYEHDEKFLRKMHHVLLEVDVLEGTLQCPESGRLFPISRGIPNMLLSDEETET; from the exons ATGAAGCTGCTCACCCACAACCTGCTGAGCTCGCATGTGCGGGGGGTGGGGCCCCGTGGCTTCCCTCTGCGCCTCCAG GCCACCGAGGTCCGCATCAACCCCGTGGAGTTCAACCCCGACTTCGTGGCGCGTATGATACCCAAGGTGGAGTGGGCGGCGCTTCTGGAGGCGGCGGATACC TTGCACCTGGTCGAGGTACCCAAAGAGCCGATTGAAGGGTATGAGCATGACGAGAAGTTTCTGAGGAAGATGCACCACGTGCTGCTGGAG GTGGATGTGTTGGAGGGCACCCTGCAGTGCCCAGAGTCTGGACGTCTGTTTCCCATCAGTCGTGGGATCCCCAACATGCTGCTGagcgatgaggaaactgagacttaa
- the PRDX5 gene encoding peroxiredoxin-5, mitochondrial isoform X1 gives MGMQLAGLRLLGGRAGSALVRATAIGSAASAAARAGGYRRRGGEWTLGGACGFRSAAPAMAPIKVGEAIPSVEVFEGEPGNKVNLAELFKGKKGVLFGVPGAFTPGCSKTHLPGFVEQAGALKAKGVQVIACLSVNDVFVTAEWGRAHNSGGKVRLLADPTGAFGKETGLLLDDSLVSLFGNRRLKRFSMVVEDGVVKSLNVEPDGTGLTCSLASNIISQL, from the exons ATGGGCATGCAGTTGGCTGGGCTGCGTCTTCTAGGTGGCAGGGCGGGCTCAGCTCTCGTCCGGGCGACTGCCATCGGGTCGGCTGCATCGGCGGCGGCGAGAGCAGGAGGGTATCGGCGACGAGGAGGGGAGTGGACGCTCGGAGGGGCCTGCGGTTTCAGAAGCGCCGCCCCAGCTATGGCCCCAATCAAG GTAGGAGAGGCCATCCCTTCGGTGGAGGTTTTCGAAGGGGAACCTGGGAACAAGGTGAACCTGGCAGAGCTGTTCAAGGGCAAGAAGGGAGTGCTGTTTGGAGTCCCTGGGGCCTTTACCCCTGGCTGTTCCAAG ACCCACCTACCAGGGTTTGTGGAGCAGGCTGGGGCTCTGAAGGCCAAAGGGGTCCAGGTGATAGCCTGTCTGAGCGTTAATGATGTCTTTGTCACCGCAGAGTGGGGACGAGCTCACAACTCTGGAGGCAAG GTTAGGCTCTTGGCTGACCCCACAGGGGCCTTTGGGAAG GAGACAGGTTTGTTACTAGATGATTCACTGGTGTCTCTCTTTGGAAACCGACGGCTCAAGAG GTTCTCCATGGTGGTAGAGGATGGCGTAGTGAAGTCCTTGAATGTGGAACCGGATGGTACAGGCCTCACCTGCAGCCTGGCCTCCAACATCATCTCGCAGCTCTGA
- the PRDX5 gene encoding peroxiredoxin-5, mitochondrial isoform X2, producing the protein MGMQLAGLRLLGGRAGSALVRATAIGSAASAAARAGGYRRRGGEWTLGGACGFRSAAPAMAPIKVGEAIPSVEVFEGEPGNKVNLAELFKGKKGVLFGVPGAFTPGCSKTHLPGFVEQAGALKAKGVQVIACLSVNDVFVTAEWGRAHNSGGKETGLLLDDSLVSLFGNRRLKRFSMVVEDGVVKSLNVEPDGTGLTCSLASNIISQL; encoded by the exons ATGGGCATGCAGTTGGCTGGGCTGCGTCTTCTAGGTGGCAGGGCGGGCTCAGCTCTCGTCCGGGCGACTGCCATCGGGTCGGCTGCATCGGCGGCGGCGAGAGCAGGAGGGTATCGGCGACGAGGAGGGGAGTGGACGCTCGGAGGGGCCTGCGGTTTCAGAAGCGCCGCCCCAGCTATGGCCCCAATCAAG GTAGGAGAGGCCATCCCTTCGGTGGAGGTTTTCGAAGGGGAACCTGGGAACAAGGTGAACCTGGCAGAGCTGTTCAAGGGCAAGAAGGGAGTGCTGTTTGGAGTCCCTGGGGCCTTTACCCCTGGCTGTTCCAAG ACCCACCTACCAGGGTTTGTGGAGCAGGCTGGGGCTCTGAAGGCCAAAGGGGTCCAGGTGATAGCCTGTCTGAGCGTTAATGATGTCTTTGTCACCGCAGAGTGGGGACGAGCTCACAACTCTGGAGGCAAG GAGACAGGTTTGTTACTAGATGATTCACTGGTGTCTCTCTTTGGAAACCGACGGCTCAAGAG GTTCTCCATGGTGGTAGAGGATGGCGTAGTGAAGTCCTTGAATGTGGAACCGGATGGTACAGGCCTCACCTGCAGCCTGGCCTCCAACATCATCTCGCAGCTCTGA